The Dethiosulfovibrio peptidovorans genome has a segment encoding these proteins:
- a CDS encoding dihydroorotate dehydrogenase produces MFKILEKKCIMEGEFDIWVQAPNIAKNGKPGQFCVLRPNNHGERIPLTVADYDPEGGKIRIIFQVVGKTTRELSCLDVGESIIDILGPLGTPSEIEKYGTVLMIGGGVGIAALYPILKALKLAGNKVITILGGRTSDLVIMKDECGKYSDELIITTDDGSEGIKGVVTTAMDMLAERGEHIDCSWAIGPSIMMKFSSIKARELKIPCWVSLNPIMIDGTGMCGCCRVTVNDEVKFACCQGPEFDGWTVDWDEFMARLKQYKDEEKHSMELFDQREA; encoded by the coding sequence ATGTTTAAAATACTCGAAAAAAAATGTATTATGGAGGGCGAGTTTGACATATGGGTTCAGGCTCCCAACATCGCCAAGAACGGAAAACCAGGGCAATTCTGCGTTCTGCGTCCCAACAACCACGGGGAGCGTATCCCTTTAACCGTAGCCGATTATGACCCTGAAGGCGGCAAAATTCGAATCATATTCCAGGTCGTCGGAAAAACGACGCGTGAGTTAAGCTGTCTGGATGTCGGTGAGTCTATTATCGATATACTGGGACCATTGGGAACCCCCAGCGAGATAGAAAAATACGGAACGGTTCTTATGATCGGCGGAGGAGTCGGGATTGCCGCTCTCTACCCCATACTAAAGGCACTCAAATTGGCGGGGAATAAGGTCATCACCATCTTGGGAGGACGGACCTCCGACCTTGTCATAATGAAAGATGAGTGTGGCAAATATTCAGACGAGCTGATTATAACTACCGACGATGGCTCCGAGGGGATCAAAGGCGTGGTCACCACCGCAATGGATATGCTTGCAGAGAGAGGGGAGCATATCGATTGTTCTTGGGCGATTGGCCCATCCATCATGATGAAATTCTCATCCATAAAAGCTCGGGAACTTAAAATCCCGTGTTGGGTCTCCCTCAATCCCATCATGATCGACGGCACAGGGATGTGCGGTTGCTGCCGAGTTACCGTAAACGATGAGGTGAAGTTTGCCTGCTGCCAGGGACCGGAGTTCGACGGATGGACCGTCGACTGGGACGAGTTCATGGCAAGACTGAAGCAGTATAAAGATGAGGAAAAGCATTCCATGGAGCTTTTCGATCAAAGGGAGGCTTGA